The following proteins are encoded in a genomic region of Bacteroidales bacterium:
- a CDS encoding multidrug efflux SMR transporter, with product MNWILLIIAGIFEVGFAFCLGKAKEATGLMATYWYLGFLLSLAISMYLLVKVTQQLPIGTAYAVWTGIGAVGTVLVGIFVFKEPATFWRVFFISTLIASVIGLKIVSN from the coding sequence ATGAACTGGATACTTCTGATTATTGCAGGCATCTTTGAAGTTGGATTTGCTTTTTGTTTGGGAAAGGCCAAAGAAGCAACAGGTTTGATGGCAACTTATTGGTATTTAGGGTTTCTGTTAAGCTTAGCGATCAGCATGTACCTGCTTGTAAAAGTAACCCAGCAATTACCCATTGGAACTGCTTATGCTGTGTGGACAGGAATAGGCGCCGTTGGGACAGTGCTTGTGGGAATATTTGTGTTTAAAGAACCAGCAACATTTTGGAGGGTGTTTTTTATTTCAACTTTGATTGCATCGGTTATCGGACTTAAAATAGTGTCGAATTAA
- a CDS encoding TonB-dependent receptor, with protein MKKSIIIFLLLIVAQVIYAQSGRIEGRVFNAKNNEPLPFTNIVIFGTNIGATSDLDGKFILTGITPGFTRLAASSVGFENYVSEDFLVTNARTTFVELPMNETSIKLDEVVVKASPFVRSQESPVSLRTLNISEIERSPGANRDISKVIQSLPGVASTPVQRNDVIVRGGGPSENSFFLDGIEIPIINHFATQGASGGPVGIINVDFIREVNFYSGAFPASRGNSLSSVLDFRMVDPKKDDWNFRATLGATDLGFTANGPISENSGLIFSFRRSYLQFLFDALGLPFLPTYNDIQFKYRWDIDKKNQLTFIGLGAYDVNKLNTGIENPTDEQQYILDFLPANDQWSYTFGAVYRHFSTNGFHTLVLSRNMLNNIAYKYQDNVEAEEAKTFDYDSQEAENKLRYEFTGKQSGWNYNYGAGAMLSNYQNNTFQKQYVNDEVIRVNSVADLNLLSWNVFGQVSRGYLNDRLNLSLGVRMDANDYSSTMTNMLKQFSPRLSASYALVEKWYLNANIGRYYQRPAYTTLGFTDNEGNYVNRENGLTYIGVNHYVAGLEYVPDEQSKITLEGFYKFYNNYPFSVKDSVSIASKGGDFGVFGNEEVVSTDNGKAYGFEVYARDTDFFGFNSILSYTFVRSQFEDANGEYIPATWDNKHILNITFLRELKKNWNIGGKWRFVGGAPYTPYDEEYSSYKLAWDVQGGPYLDYSQFNELRLDFFHQLDVRVDKQYFYDKWTLMFYVDIQNLYNFQSKQAPVFTRVLDANGVPVIINPSAPPPDQRYQLKELQSTSGTVLPTIGIMVEF; from the coding sequence GTGAAAAAATCAATCATCATATTTTTACTTTTGATCGTTGCCCAGGTTATTTATGCTCAGTCAGGGCGCATCGAGGGACGGGTTTTTAATGCCAAAAACAATGAGCCGCTTCCTTTTACCAACATTGTGATCTTTGGAACCAATATTGGGGCAACATCCGATCTTGATGGAAAGTTTATCCTCACTGGAATCACCCCCGGTTTTACCAGGTTGGCGGCTTCATCTGTTGGGTTTGAAAATTATGTTTCTGAGGATTTCCTGGTGACCAATGCCCGGACAACGTTTGTTGAACTTCCGATGAATGAAACATCCATCAAACTGGATGAGGTTGTTGTGAAAGCATCACCGTTTGTCCGAAGCCAGGAGAGCCCGGTTTCGTTGCGAACATTAAATATTTCTGAAATAGAACGCAGCCCTGGCGCTAACCGCGATATTTCCAAGGTAATCCAGTCTCTGCCTGGCGTTGCATCCACTCCGGTGCAGCGTAACGATGTGATTGTGAGGGGTGGCGGTCCAAGCGAAAATTCGTTTTTCCTCGACGGTATCGAAATTCCCATTATTAACCACTTTGCCACCCAGGGAGCTTCGGGTGGCCCGGTTGGAATCATCAACGTTGATTTTATCAGGGAAGTAAATTTTTACTCCGGAGCTTTTCCCGCATCGCGTGGAAATTCCCTCAGTTCAGTGCTTGATTTTCGCATGGTGGATCCAAAAAAAGATGACTGGAATTTCCGTGCAACCCTTGGCGCCACTGACCTTGGCTTTACTGCTAACGGCCCTATTTCTGAGAACTCCGGCCTGATATTTTCCTTCAGGAGGTCTTATCTTCAGTTCCTGTTTGATGCGTTGGGGCTTCCGTTTTTACCTACATACAACGACATCCAGTTCAAATACCGATGGGATATTGATAAGAAAAATCAACTGACCTTTATCGGCCTCGGCGCTTATGACGTTAATAAACTGAATACCGGTATTGAAAATCCTACAGATGAACAACAATACATCCTTGATTTTCTCCCTGCCAACGACCAGTGGAGTTATACTTTTGGCGCTGTTTACAGGCATTTTTCCACAAACGGATTTCACACGTTGGTGCTCAGTCGGAACATGCTGAATAATATAGCCTATAAATACCAGGATAACGTTGAGGCAGAGGAAGCCAAAACCTTTGATTACGACTCGCAGGAGGCCGAAAACAAGCTGCGGTATGAGTTCACCGGGAAGCAATCGGGGTGGAACTACAACTACGGAGCAGGAGCAATGCTATCGAACTATCAAAACAATACTTTTCAAAAGCAGTATGTAAATGATGAGGTGATCAGGGTGAATAGCGTGGCAGATTTAAATCTGCTGAGCTGGAACGTGTTTGGGCAGGTGAGCCGTGGTTATCTCAACGATCGGCTCAACCTTTCATTGGGCGTAAGGATGGATGCCAATGATTACTCCTCCACCATGACAAACATGCTTAAACAGTTTTCTCCGCGACTGTCTGCTTCCTATGCACTGGTTGAAAAATGGTATCTGAACGCAAACATCGGTCGTTACTACCAGCGGCCGGCATACACAACCCTTGGGTTCACGGATAACGAAGGTAATTATGTGAACCGTGAAAATGGTTTAACCTACATTGGAGTAAATCATTACGTGGCAGGCCTGGAATATGTTCCAGATGAACAGTCCAAAATCACGCTCGAAGGCTTCTATAAATTCTATAACAACTACCCTTTTTCAGTCAAGGATTCAGTGAGTATTGCCAGTAAAGGAGGGGACTTTGGGGTCTTTGGAAATGAAGAAGTTGTTTCAACGGATAATGGTAAAGCTTATGGTTTCGAAGTTTACGCCCGCGACACCGATTTTTTCGGCTTTAATTCCATTTTATCCTACACCTTTGTAAGGAGTCAGTTTGAAGATGCAAATGGCGAGTACATTCCGGCAACATGGGATAATAAGCACATACTCAATATTACGTTTCTCCGGGAACTGAAGAAAAACTGGAACATTGGCGGAAAATGGAGGTTTGTCGGAGGAGCACCCTATACACCTTATGACGAAGAATATTCAAGCTACAAACTCGCCTGGGATGTTCAGGGAGGTCCGTATCTTGACTACAGCCAGTTTAATGAACTGCGCCTTGATTTTTTCCATCAACTCGATGTGCGGGTGGATAAACAATATTTCTATGATAAATGGACGCTGATGTTCTATGTTGACATTCAGAATCTATATAACTTCCAGTCTAAGCAGGCGCCGGTCTTTACACGGGTGCTCGATGCCAACGGGGTTCCGGTCATCATCAACCCGTCAGCTCCACCTCCTGATCAGCGTTATCAGTTAAAAGAATTGCAAAGTACATCTGGTACAGTATTGCCAACAATCGGAATAATGGTTGAATTTTAA